In Tachysurus vachellii isolate PV-2020 chromosome 3, HZAU_Pvac_v1, whole genome shotgun sequence, one genomic interval encodes:
- the neu1 gene encoding sialidase-1 produces the protein MRLFRCMCLFWMFLLVSSLHSQMQIKPLIYDEQLLWVSDGAGNVNTYRIPLLTFTSRGSLLAFAEARKDSSGDIGAKFIAMKRSTDGGATWSPTSFIVDDGILIDGLNLGSVVVDEIKGSVMLIYSLCFHQFQCSPSSTMLVESWDDGISWSTPRNLSVQLGVKSFAPGPGFGIQKRFSPAAGRLVVCGHGTIEGDGVFCILSDDHGQTWRNGGSLKSIPYNQPKQSQDFNPDECQPVELQDGSIMINVRNQNNYHCCCRMVVRSLDGGETLPVEELRFDHTLVDPMVAAGALQKEDVLYFSNPANSQKRVNMTLRWSFTNGTTWENEAMQIWAGPSGYSSMTSLYGNSIEDKKYIFVIYEKGQKESIETISVAKIHLYGGR, from the exons ATGCGTTTATTTCggtgtatgtgtttattctgGATGTTCCTGCTGGTGTCTTCACTACACTCACAG ATGCAGATCAAGCCATTGATTTACGACGAGCAGTTGCTGTGGGTGAGCGATGGAGCAGGCAATGTGAACACGTATCGGATCCCTCTGCTGACGTTTACCTCACGAGGAAGTCTGCTGGCCTTTGCCGAGGCCAGGAAAGACTCATCAGGAGACATCGGGGCAAAGTTCATTGCAATGAAACGCTCCACAGACGGAG GAGCTACCTGGTCTCCAACATCCTTCATAGTGGACGATGGCATACTGATCGATGGCTTGAACCTTGGTTCAGTTGTAGTGGATGAGATAAAAGGCTCGGTGATGCTCATCTACTCTTTGTGCTTCCACCAATTCCAGTGCAGCCCCTCGAGCACCATGTTAGTGGAGAGTTGGGATGATGGTATAAGCTGGAGCACTCCTCGCAATCTCTCTGTCCAGCTTGGGGTGAAGAGCTTTGCTCCTGGGCCAGGATTTGGCATTCAG AAACGTTTTAGTCCAGCAGCAGGTCGTTTGGTGGTGTGTGGTCACGGCACCATCGAGGGCGACGGGGTTTTCTGTATCTTGAGCGACGATCACGGGCAGACGTGGAGGAACGGAGGCTCACTGAAGAGCATCCCTTATAACCAGCCCAAACAGAGCCAGGACTTCAATCCTGATGAGTGTCAG CCGGTGGAGCTGCAGGACGGCAGCATCATGATCAACGTGCGGAACCAAAACAACTACCACTGCTGCTGCAGGATGGTGGTGCGGAGCCTGGATGGAGGAGAGACGCTGCCCGTGGAGGAGCTGAGGTTCGACCACACACTGGTAGATCCCATGGTGGCAGCTGGAGCTCTACAGAAGGAAGACGTGCTGTACTTCAGCAACCCGGCCAACTCCCAGAAGA GGGTAAACATGACTCTGCGCTGGTCTTTTACTAACGGGACGACGTGGGAAAACGAGGCCATGCAGATCTGGGCTGGGCCGAGCGGCTACTCCTCCATGACGTCTCTCTATGGCAACTCCATCGAAGATAAGAAGTACATCTTCGTCATCTATGAGAAGGGCCAGAAAGAGTCCATCGAGACCATCTCTGTCGCCAAAATCCACCTGTACGGCGGCAGGTAG
- the tmem268 gene encoding transmembrane protein 268: MEFMGFVHRGIVMLEQRLDREVLEISKCWAYGAVLTASSAVHMADRAGQRDRDRCDPESGMSTENTRVHRTNGRKSTWTNGQCIVAVSAPSILTPSFDLQLCRTQLEEEGFHIPVEDFETPLRTVLESSSIRRYLFFNSSLFHFIMAPIVYMVLWFAMYSSLHRYLSESVMKLWVLCLCVSLVVVVITVAIVLVFHYNNKEINVNTDVRLVRVNERLISHSLLLGVADWIEKCTGKMQLCCVFWDLGPCLQTLSETLEELDLIKDEIKNKLKKRMSHLTVVAEIPPPEPDAGEISEEPDEEHLLLGGGKKNHASTKKREEIILTQTFTLLPDFTLSYQDIANHLLMIYSAVYVKLLVSERLPSSSVHHLDSERNHCTMASLCLCQYVQYKLLQ; the protein is encoded by the exons ATGGAGTTCAtgggctttgtgcacaggggcattgtcatgctggaacagcgATTGG ATCGTGAGGTGTTGGAGATCAGCAAGTGTTGGGCATATGGTGCTGTGCTGACTGCTTCATCTGCAGTGCA CATGGCGGACAGGGCCGGTCAGCGGGACAGAGACAGGTGTGATCCTGAATCGGGGATGTCGACGGAAAACACCCGAGTGCACAGAACAAACGGCAGAAAGTCCACATGGACAAACG GTCAGTGTATAGTGGCCGTATCCGCACCCTCTATATTAACACCAAGCTTCGACCTGCAACTCTGCAGGACACAGCTGGAAGAAGAAGGCTTCCAT ATCCCTGTCGAGGACTTTGAGACTCCTCTAAGAACAGTGCTGGAATCATCTTCCATCAGAAGATACTTGTTCTTCAACTCATCTCTGTTTCATTTCATCATGGCCCCA ATCGTGTACATGGTGCTGTGGTTCGCCATGTACTCCAGCCTGCACCGTTACCTCAGTGAGAGCGTCATGAAGCTCTgggttctgtgtctgtgtgtgagcctTGTTGTTGTCGTCATCACCGTCGCCATCGTCCTCGTCTTCCACTACAACAACAAAGAG ATCAATGTGAATACCGACGTGCGTCTGGTGCGAGTGAACGAACGGCTCATCAGCCACAGTCTGCTCCTAGGGGTAGCGGACTGGATTGAAAAGTGCACTGGAAAAATGCAG ctTTGTTGTGTGTTCTGGGATTTGGGTCCATGTCTGCAAACCTTGAGTGAGACTTTAGAGGAGCTGGACTTGATCAAAGATGAGATAAAG AACAAACTGAAGAAGAGAATGTCCCACCTCACTGTAGTGGCTGAAATCCCACCTCCTGAGCCTGATGCTGGAGAGATCAGTGAGGAACCTGATGAAGAACACCTCTTGCTAGGAGGGGGCAAAAAGAACCACGCTTCAAccaagaaaagagaagaaattaTACTGACCCAAACATTTACTCTGTTACCAGACTTCACCCTCTCATATCAG GACATTGCAAACCACCTTTTGATGATATACAGTGCTGTCTATGTGAAGCTGCTGGTATCAGAAAGACTTCCCAGCTCCTCAGTTCACCATCTAGATTCAGAGAGGAATCACTGCACAATGGCATCACTGTGTCTTTGTCAGTATGTACAATACAAACTTCTGCAGTAG
- the prrt1 gene encoding proline-rich transmembrane protein 1 yields MSSAKHGHEEAAGKQPMTQPLNQMPPPPYLSQDPNMPPPPGCGPQPNYPPPPPPPGSEGYLQETHFPSGNPPSHAAPNGYTVQTHGPGGSVPHPPMGYLQLGYPLQLQPCAAYVPVYPIGTGGQPYMPNGTPHAGVAPGQVPMQMPPGVALMEPRRPPHDYLPIAVLTTICCFWPTGIIAIIKAVQVRTAIARGDMVSAEIASREARNFSFISLAVGIASIVLCTILTVVVIIASQHHDEDWEP; encoded by the exons ATGTCATCGGCGAAACACG GTCATGAGGAGGCAGCAGGAAAGCAGCCCATGACTCAACCATTGAACCAAATGCCTCCTCCACCTTACCTGTCGCAGGACCCCAACATGCCTCCTCCACCTGGCTGCGGCCCCCAGCCTAActaccctcctcctcctcctccgcctGGCTCTGAAGGGTATTTACAGGAGACACACTTCCCTTCTGGAAACCCTCCAAGTCATGCAGCTCCTAATGGTTACACAGTCCAGACGCACGGGCCCGGTGGCTCGGTGCCTCATCCTCCCATGGGTTACCTGCAGCTCGGATATCCACTCCAACTGCAGCCCTGCGCTGCTTATGTCCCCGTGTATCCCATTGGAACAGGG GGACAGCCTTACATGCCTAATGGTACACCCCATGCAGGTGTTGCGCCAGGGCAGGTGCCAATGCAAATGCCCCCTGGTGTTGCTCTAATGGAGCCACGGCGGCCCCCTCACGATTACCTGCCCATCGCTGTGCTCACCACCATCTGCTGCTTCTGGCCCACGGGCATCATCGCCATCATCAAAGCCGTGCAG GTGCGTACAGCTATCGCTCGGGGCGACATGGTGTCGGCAGAGATCGCGTCACGTGAGGCACGTAACTTCTCCTTCATCAGCCTGGCAGTGGGCATCGCCTCCATCGTGCTCTGCACCATCCTCACAGTGGTGGTGATCATCGCCTCGCAGCACCACGACGAAGACTGGGAACCGTAA
- the skic2 gene encoding helicase SKI2W — MEKIHLPAPGPDDLPLSLLEMGCSGKFELLTHTQPSHTPFPPQSTLPHGLPPFSVDLKMEVEKRFLRDPAWMPIHDTTDAFQKFLKLTKRERQVDSLLHCSQSPLHSGLSVVRDPTTGMLLDFTEVLLEDTGLSAKNSLSMQRQPGPPSESLRGSNTNYPFLPGGMEELTLEQIKKKSDLEENIDFEKDLLTVPPGLKSGMNFSNKEAKPTKGDVNLLSLLSTFDDVIEPVPEEKEKGTEREQESKLHRTNSLEDLGIKDSLPSPAPAGASSPSNTDGKTQKSKEEKKERKWAVPVDISSPCEDFYKRIPNPAFKYPFELDVFQKQAILRLEAHDSVFVAAHTSAGKTVVAEYAIALSQKHMTRTIYTSPIKALSNQKFRDFKNTFEDVGLLTGDVQINPEASCLIMTTEILRSMLYNGSEVIRDLEWVIFDEVHYINDTERGVVWEEVLIMLPEHVSIILLSATVPNAVEFSEWIGRIKKRPIYVISTVKRPVPLEHYLYTGNSTKTQKELFLLLDATGIFLTKGYYAAVETKKERTSKHAQSFGTKKVSQSTTPNQDRAVWQTLLNFLSERQQTPVVAFTFSRTRCDDNARSLTSMDLTSSMEKNEIYSFFHKSLSRLRGGDRQLPQILQMRDLLKRGIAVHHSGILPILKEVIEMLFSRGLVKVLFATETFAMGVNMPARTVVFDSIRKHDGTGFRNLHPGEYIQMAGRAGRRGLDATGTVIILCKTGVHDMADLHTMMLGKPTLLQSQFRLMYTMILNLLRVEALRVTDMMRRSFSESHRDTQANERRISELKRELSSLPPLDTEGQLSDLLSYYHTLTELRITTEALQQAVMESVNGMKALSVGRVIVVNNAQHFNALAVLLQVSTDSVNRTFTALIICEKGNEETAGTVQNNRVFTHLHNTSLFIPEGPCSHTVQKLKPQDISAITVKTLKIIPERIIDNYNKRQQPRFRMDPPGQAISTATQELLRLAEANPDGVATLDPVNDLHLKAVDVVEGVMRRRVLQESLKDFHCTHSPTFTEQFSRVQERMKLQEELDKLLYLISDQSLTLLPEYHQRIKVLEALNYIDGNGAVQLKGRVACQISSHELLLTELLFENTLSPLAPEESAALLSCLVFTQNTQIEPHIPNTIQEAIDRVLCVAQRIGDLQCECGIAQTTEEYVSQFKFGLTEVVYCWARGMPFAEIAQLTDVQEGTVVRCIQRLDEVLKEVRQAARIVGDSVLGSKMEKASLAIRRDIVFTASLYTH, encoded by the exons aCTGACTAAAAGGGAGAGACAAGTGGACTCGTTATTGCACTGTTCCCAGTCTCCTCTGCACTCGGGTCTGTCTGTAGTGAGAGATCCCACCACCGGCATGCTGCTGGATTTCACAGAG GTGTTACTGGAGGACACCGGCTTGTCCGCAAAGAATTCTTTATCGATGCAGCGGCAGCCTGGACCCCCGTCTGAGAGTCTTAGAGGCAGCAACACCAACTACCCGTTTTTACCAG GTGGTATGGAAGAGCTGACGTTAGAGCAGATAAAGAAAAAGTCTGATCTGGAGGAGAACATCGATTTTGAGAAGG ATTTACTGACGGTGCCTCCGGGGCTGAAATCCGGCATGAACTTCAGTAACAAAG AAGCCAAACCTACCAAAGGAGACGTGAACCTGCTTTCCCTGTTGTCTACGTTTGATGATGTAATTGAACCTGTGcctgaggagaaagagaaaggaacaGAAAGAGAACAGGAGTCCAAACTCCACAGAACTAACAGCCTCGAGGATCTGGGCATTAAG GACTCTTTACCATCACCTGCCCCCGCTGGAGCTTCATCACCAAGCAATACAGATGGGAAAACACAGAAAAGcaaggaagagaagaaggaaaggAAGTGGGCCGTGCCTGTGGACATCAGCTCTCCGTGTGAGGATTTCTACAAACGAATCCCCAATCCTGCTTTTAAG tatCCGTTTGAGCTGGATGTGTTCCAGAAGCAGGCTATCCTCAGGCTCGAGGCTCACGACTCGGTCTTTGTAGCTGCTCACACCTCGGCGGGCAAAACTGTGGTGGCTGAGTACGCCATAGCGCTCTCGCAAAAACACAtgaccag AACCATCTACACGTCTCCAATTAAAGCTTTGTCTAATCAGAAGTTCCGCGACTTTAAGAACACGTTTGAAGACGTTGGGCTTTTGACTGGAGATGTTCAGATAAACCCTGAGGCCTCCTGCCTCATCATGACAACTGAAATACTGAG gtctaTGCTGTATAACGGGTCAGAGGTCATTCGGGACCTGGAGTGGGTCATATTCGACGAGGTTCATTACATCAACGATACGGAG cGTGGTGTTGTGTGGGAGGAAGTGCTCATCATGCTGCCTGAACATGTGAGCATTATCTTGCTCAGTGCTACAGTGCCCAATGCAGTGGAGTTCAGCGAATGGATCGG GCGAATCAAGAAGAGGCCGATCTACGTGATCAGTACGGTGAAGAGACCAGTGCCTTTAGAGCACTATCTCTACACAGGAAACAGCACCAAAACTCAGAAAGAGCTCTTCCTGCTGTTGGATGCTACCGGAATTTTCCTCACCAAAGG gtacTATGCAGCTGTGGAGACCAAAAAAGAGCGCACCAGTAAACATGCCCAGTCTTTCGGTACAAAGAAGGTGTCACAAAGCACCACACCAAATCAG gaccGGGCTGTGTGGCAGACGCTGCTTAACTTCCTGTCAGAGAGGCAGCAGACTCCGGTGGTGGCGTTCACCTTCTCGCGCACACGCTGTGACGACAATGCTCGCTCGCTCACCTCTATGGACCTGACTAGTTCGATGGAAAAGAACGAGATCTACTCCTTCTTCCACAAGAGTCTGAGCAGACTGAGAGGCGGAGACCGGCAGCTCCCTCAG ATCTTGCAGATGAGAGACTTGCTGAAGAGAGGCATCGCTGTGCACCACAGCGGTATCCTGCCCATCCTGAAGGAGGTCATCGAAATGCTTTTCTCTAGAGGCCTTGTAAAA GTTCTTTTTGCTACCGAGACTTTTGCGATGGGAGTAAACATGCCGGCCAGGACTGTAGTATTTGACAGCATCCGCAAACATGACGGAACCGGATTCAGAAACCTTCATCCTG gTGAATACATACAGATGGCAGGGAGAGCAGGCAGAAGAGGGCTGGACGCAACAGGCACAGTCATCATCCTCTGCAAGACCGGAGTTCACGACATGGCAGACCTGCACACCATGATGCTG GGAAAGCCGACATTGCTGCAGTCCCAGTTCAGGCTGATGTACACCATGATCCTAAACCTGCTGCGCGTCGAGGCCCTCAGAGTCACAGACATGATGCGCAGGAGCTTCTCTGAGagccacagagacacacag gCCAATGAGAGGAGGATATCTGAGTTGAAACGTGAGCTTTCCTCTCTCCCACCTCTTGACACAGAGGGTCAGTTATCTGATCTGCTCTCCTATTACCACACACTGACAGAACTACGCATTACAACAGAAGCCCtacag CAAGCAGTGATGGAGTCAGTGAATGGAATGAAGGCCTTGTCGGTGGGGCGGGTCATTGTGGTCAACAACGCTCAGCACTTTAACGCCCTGGCTGTCCTCTTACAG GTGTCCACCGACTCTGTGAATCGGACATTCACCGCCCTCATCATTTGTGAGAAAGGGAACGAAGAAACAGCAGGAACCGTTCAGAACAACCGAGTGTTCACACACCTTCACAACACCAGCCTTTTCATTCCAGAGG gTCCTTGTAGTCACACAGTGCAGAAACTGAAGCCTCAGGACATCTCAGCCATCACAGTTAAGACCCTGAAGATTATTCCAGAGAGGATAATCGATAACTATAACAAGAGACAGCAACCGCGCTTCAG AATGGATCCACCCGGTCAAGCCATTTCCACCGCGACTCAGGAGCTCCTGCGTTTAGCCGAAGCCAACCCAGACGGCGTCGCGACCCTCGACCCTGTGAACGACCTTCACCTGAAGGCCGTGGATGTGGTAGAAGGTGTGATGAGGCGGCGAGTCCTGCAAGAAAGTCTCAAAGATTTCCATTGCACCCACTCACCCACTTTCACTGAGCAG TTTTCACGTGTGCAGGAGCGGATGAAACTACAGGAAGAGTTGGATAAACTGCTGTACTTGATCTCAGATCAGTCCCTGACTCTGCTTCCAGAGTACCACCAGAGGATTAAG GTCCTGGAGGCTTTGAACTACATCGACGGTAACGGAGCAGTGCAGCTGAAGGGTCGAGTGGCGTGTCAGATCAGCAGTCATGAGCTCCTGctcacagagctgctgtttgaGAACACGCTGAGTCCTCTGGCACCGGAGGAGAGCGCCGCCCTGCTGTCCTGCCTCGTCTTCACGCAGAACACTCAGATAGAACCGCACATCCCTAACACAATCCAAGAG GCGATCGATCGGGTGCTGTGCGTGGCTCAGCGTATTGGGGATCTACAGTGTGAGTGCGGCATCGCTCAGACCACTGAAGAATACGTGTCCCAGTTTAAGTTTGGCCTGACTGAGGTGGTGTACTGCTGGGCCAGAGGAATG ccgTTTGCAGAGATCGCCCAGCTGACAGACGTACAGGAGGGAACGGTGGTACGCTGCATTCAAAGATTGGACGAAGTTCTGAAGGAGGTTAGACAAGCGGCCCGAATTGTAGGAGACTCAGTTTTGGGCAGCAAGATGGAGAAGGCATCACTGGCCATTCGCAGAGACATCGTGTTCACAGCGTCTCTTTACACAcattga